In Gulosibacter molinativorax, a single window of DNA contains:
- a CDS encoding App1 family protein translates to MNPKHRPRRTLGELIASIPFIRVFVNNAFRVEDSIKRFRMRRARERGHLEVVETYTGIGSNTRVRVLGRVQMIPAALRRTGRRRFPTLLLRRNKEQLVRGWRSFVRVAVPYSQVTVHINGSTHQFESDRGGIIDQTIEVNLEPGWHTIHLESVDGQISEAPVFIKPKEQRYGIVSDIDDTVMVTSLPRPLLAAWNTFVLDEHARVAVPGMNVLYQRLVSKFGQETTPVVYLSTGSWNVAPTLNRFLGRNLYPFGPLLLTDWGPVPQRLFRSGTDHKRANLRRLAEDFPDVKWLLIGDDGQHDEKLYGEFARDFPDSVLAIAIRQLSNTESVLAGGRASTSARWRRHHRNVPWVHGPNGAKLIQELARIGILDPDPAAAELVGLSESLANTSRAVPFPPAEVEHEYKLELDQAHEPDHASGATEAR, encoded by the coding sequence GTGAATCCGAAGCACCGCCCACGCCGCACCCTTGGCGAGCTCATCGCGAGCATCCCGTTCATTCGTGTCTTCGTCAATAATGCTTTCCGAGTCGAGGACTCGATCAAGCGGTTTCGGATGCGTCGGGCACGGGAACGCGGGCACCTCGAAGTTGTCGAGACGTACACGGGCATTGGCTCGAACACGCGAGTGCGGGTACTCGGCCGCGTGCAGATGATCCCGGCTGCCCTCCGACGCACCGGCCGGCGGCGTTTCCCAACGCTCCTCTTGCGGCGGAATAAGGAACAGCTCGTGCGCGGCTGGCGCAGCTTCGTGCGTGTCGCGGTGCCCTATAGCCAGGTGACCGTGCACATCAACGGCTCAACCCACCAGTTCGAGTCGGACCGCGGCGGCATCATCGACCAGACGATCGAGGTGAACCTCGAACCGGGCTGGCACACCATCCATCTCGAGAGCGTCGACGGGCAAATCTCCGAGGCGCCGGTGTTCATCAAGCCAAAGGAACAGCGCTACGGCATCGTGTCGGATATCGACGACACCGTGATGGTGACCTCGCTTCCCCGCCCGCTCCTCGCGGCGTGGAATACGTTCGTGCTCGACGAGCACGCGCGTGTGGCGGTGCCTGGCATGAACGTTTTGTACCAGCGCCTCGTCTCGAAATTCGGGCAAGAGACCACGCCGGTCGTCTACCTCTCGACCGGGTCGTGGAACGTCGCGCCGACGCTCAATCGCTTTCTCGGACGAAATCTCTACCCGTTCGGCCCGCTGCTGCTGACCGACTGGGGGCCGGTACCGCAGCGCCTTTTCCGCTCGGGCACCGACCACAAGCGCGCGAACTTGCGCCGCCTCGCCGAAGACTTCCCCGACGTGAAATGGCTGCTCATCGGCGATGACGGCCAGCACGATGAGAAGCTCTACGGCGAGTTCGCCCGCGACTTTCCCGACTCCGTACTCGCCATCGCGATTCGCCAGCTGTCGAACACCGAGTCGGTGCTCGCCGGTGGCCGCGCGAGCACCTCGGCGCGCTGGCGTCGGCACCACCGCAACGTGCCGTGGGTGCACGGCCCGAACGGCGCGAAACTCATCCAAGAACTCGCACGCATCGGCATCCTTGATCCGGACCCCGCGGCCGCCGAGCTGGTTGGCCTCTCCGAGTCGCTCGCGAACACGTCACGGGCCGTCCCCTTCCCGCCAGCCGAGGTTGAGCACGAGTACAAGCTGGAGCTCGACCAGGCGCACGAGCCGGACCACGCGTCAGGCGCCACCGAGGCCCGGTAG
- a CDS encoding SOS response-associated peptidase: MARASADLAVELDIEQVPEEPIPESYNVAPTNRIPLVVESKGIRRLELARWGLVPRWAKDISVGVRAINARSETAASKPTFRDAVVKRRGVIPVDGYYEWRKRADGTKQPYFIYPEDRSLMLFAGLYEWWRTPEDEWLLSATILTRDSAGDEMKNLHDRMPVFMTKQDVPTWLAEDTPGDQQLVSDFADRAATVARSLTMHPVDRRVGNVRESGQDLVSPVVED; the protein is encoded by the coding sequence GTGGCAAGGGCGAGCGCGGATCTCGCGGTGGAGCTCGACATTGAGCAGGTTCCGGAAGAACCGATCCCGGAGTCCTATAACGTCGCGCCGACCAACCGCATCCCCCTCGTCGTCGAGTCAAAGGGCATCCGCCGACTCGAGCTCGCGCGCTGGGGGCTCGTCCCGCGCTGGGCAAAGGACATCTCGGTGGGCGTGCGGGCGATCAACGCGCGCAGCGAGACCGCCGCGTCGAAGCCGACGTTTCGGGATGCGGTCGTCAAGCGCCGTGGGGTCATCCCTGTCGACGGCTACTACGAGTGGCGCAAGCGAGCTGACGGCACCAAGCAGCCGTACTTCATCTACCCCGAGGACCGCTCGTTGATGCTGTTCGCCGGGCTCTACGAGTGGTGGCGCACGCCCGAGGATGAGTGGCTGCTTTCCGCGACCATCCTCACCCGCGACTCCGCCGGCGACGAGATGAAGAATCTGCACGATCGCATGCCGGTCTTTATGACGAAGCAGGATGTGCCGACGTGGCTTGCCGAGGACACTCCGGGCGATCAGCAGCTCGTGTCGGACTTTGCCGATCGGGCCGCAACGGTCGCGCGGTCGCTCACGATGCATCCCGTAGACCGTCGAGTTGGGAACGTTCGGGAGTCTGGCCAAGATTTGGTTTCCCCAGTCGTGGAAGACTGA
- a CDS encoding DedA family protein produces the protein MVNNLLDWLIGAVQQMNPVLVVLVAGLAIMLETSILIGLVIPGDSVLLVASTAVTSWGMWGGLVAAAIVGALIGESLGYWLGRLLGEPIKKSWLGRKIGARNWQAAENFLQNRGGLAVFVSRFLPVLHSIVPATAGIAGMRYRTFMKWTAPACIIWAFAYVSVGAAATASYQQLSSQLSWAGYIFIAIIGVFLFIVWLGKRWLGRRFSEDIEESDGIEKSDGIEKSDH, from the coding sequence ATGGTCAATAATCTGCTCGACTGGTTGATTGGCGCCGTGCAGCAGATGAACCCGGTTCTCGTCGTATTGGTGGCCGGACTCGCGATCATGCTCGAGACGAGCATCCTTATCGGGCTCGTCATTCCTGGCGACTCCGTGCTGCTCGTCGCCTCCACCGCGGTCACGAGCTGGGGCATGTGGGGTGGACTTGTAGCGGCGGCGATTGTCGGTGCGCTCATCGGTGAATCGCTCGGCTACTGGCTCGGGCGGCTCCTCGGTGAGCCGATCAAGAAATCCTGGCTCGGCCGAAAGATTGGCGCGAGGAACTGGCAGGCCGCGGAGAACTTCCTCCAGAATCGCGGTGGCCTCGCGGTCTTCGTATCCCGTTTCCTCCCCGTGCTGCACTCGATCGTGCCGGCCACGGCCGGCATCGCCGGGATGCGGTATCGCACGTTCATGAAATGGACCGCGCCAGCGTGCATCATCTGGGCATTCGCCTACGTCTCGGTGGGCGCCGCGGCGACCGCGAGCTACCAGCAGCTCAGCTCGCAGCTGAGCTGGGCGGGCTATATCTTCATCGCCATCATCGGTGTCTTCCTCTTCATCGTGTGGCTCGGCAAACGGTGGCTCGGCCGCCGCTTCTCCGAGGACATCGAGGAGTCCGACGGCATCGAGAAGTCCGACGGCATCGAGAAGTCGGACCACTAA
- a CDS encoding DUF3800 domain-containing protein: MVTSSAREVRRPLLERAYAQSKSSHVAFVDESYLAPAALERRGWAGSQPFYLLTAFVAPFAEADAIRSGLRELVGGDFWRSSEANRSPAGRARLRRLIEHVAHGPRGTVSLVAVKAPVSAEDANAEVARSECMARLFATLFAGTHAPQLDLVVAEERHRASVRSADERTVKQLRKAGHIGRNDRVFWASPADEQLLWAPDIVSYALYRQLTVGGGEYLTRALHSRIKTVTVDGMHGREEAAEVRAAPACRSTQGGGHIRSRAETTGARTIAQ, encoded by the coding sequence GTGGTCACCAGCTCAGCTCGTGAAGTCCGTCGGCCGCTACTGGAGCGCGCGTATGCGCAATCGAAGTCCTCCCACGTCGCATTCGTCGACGAGAGCTACCTCGCCCCTGCCGCACTGGAGCGTCGCGGGTGGGCCGGGAGCCAGCCGTTTTATTTGCTCACCGCCTTCGTCGCGCCATTCGCCGAGGCGGATGCGATTCGTTCCGGTCTCCGCGAGCTGGTCGGCGGCGACTTCTGGCGCTCTAGCGAGGCGAATCGCAGCCCGGCGGGGCGAGCGAGGCTGCGTCGGCTCATCGAGCATGTGGCGCATGGTCCGCGCGGCACGGTTTCCTTGGTCGCGGTGAAGGCGCCGGTGTCGGCGGAGGATGCGAATGCGGAGGTGGCGCGGTCGGAATGCATGGCGCGACTCTTCGCGACGCTGTTTGCCGGCACCCACGCGCCGCAACTTGACCTCGTCGTGGCTGAGGAACGCCACCGGGCGTCGGTGCGATCTGCCGATGAGCGCACCGTCAAGCAGCTGCGCAAGGCGGGGCACATCGGTCGCAACGATCGCGTGTTCTGGGCGTCTCCCGCCGACGAGCAGCTCCTGTGGGCGCCAGACATCGTCTCCTACGCCCTCTACCGACAGCTCACGGTCGGCGGTGGTGAATACCTCACCCGCGCCCTGCACTCCAGAATCAAGACGGTGACCGTCGACGGTATGCACGGCCGAGAAGAGGCGGCGGAGGTGAGAGCGGCCCCCGCGTGCCGTAGCACTCAAGGCGGGGGCCACATCCGTAGTCGGGCCGAAACGACTGGAGCACGGACGATTGCTCAGTGA
- a CDS encoding dihydrodipicolinate synthase family protein — MFTGMIAFPLTPLREDSIDEDAYRRIISRLAAAGVDAIGALGSTGSYAYLDREERRQVAIATVEEAGEVPAIVGIGATRTSHVQALAEDAQEAGADAVLLAPVSYQALTGDDVFALYERVTAGLSVPLVVYDNPGTTHFTFSTDLYARIAALPNVAAIKIPPPPADEVAGRIATIRAAVPEHIRIGISGDNRAAAAMNAGADSWFSVIGGTLPQPALEITRAALAGDAALAEVESARLQPLWDLFGAHGSYRVTAALAEHLGLVPQRSLPHPILGLGDADRARLGDVIDELDLGTRIR; from the coding sequence ATGTTCACCGGAATGATTGCCTTCCCACTGACGCCACTTCGCGAAGACTCGATCGACGAGGATGCATACCGTCGCATCATCTCGCGGCTCGCGGCCGCCGGGGTGGATGCCATCGGCGCCCTCGGGTCGACCGGCTCCTATGCCTACCTTGACCGTGAAGAGCGGCGGCAGGTGGCAATAGCCACGGTCGAGGAGGCGGGGGAAGTCCCAGCCATTGTCGGCATCGGCGCGACCCGCACCTCACACGTGCAGGCGCTCGCGGAGGATGCGCAGGAGGCGGGCGCCGACGCGGTGCTGTTGGCTCCCGTGAGCTATCAAGCGCTCACCGGGGACGACGTGTTTGCACTTTATGAGCGGGTCACGGCCGGGCTCTCGGTGCCGCTTGTCGTGTACGACAACCCCGGCACCACGCACTTCACCTTTTCGACCGACCTCTACGCGCGAATCGCCGCGCTGCCGAACGTCGCCGCGATCAAGATTCCACCGCCACCCGCCGACGAGGTGGCAGGCCGGATCGCGACGATTCGCGCGGCCGTGCCCGAACACATCCGTATTGGTATCTCGGGGGACAACCGTGCCGCCGCGGCGATGAACGCGGGCGCCGACTCCTGGTTCTCGGTGATCGGCGGCACCCTGCCGCAGCCTGCGCTCGAGATTACGCGTGCCGCGCTCGCGGGCGATGCCGCTCTCGCCGAGGTCGAATCCGCGCGCCTGCAACCGCTGTGGGACCTCTTCGGCGCGCACGGCAGCTACCGCGTCACGGCGGCGCTCGCGGAGCACCTTGGCCTCGTCCCACAGCGCAGCCTCCCGCATCCGATCCTGGGGCTCGGGGATGCGGATCGTGCCCGACTCGGGGACGTGATTGACGAGCTTGACCTCGGGACGCGCATCCGCTGA
- the leuS gene encoding leucine--tRNA ligase: protein MTVERDDVQPEDTYDFRRLEAKWRPIWDELDPFNTSKNEDDRPRKYVLDMFPYPSGDLHMGHAEQYALGDAVARYWRHRGFQVLHPIGWDSFGLPAENAAIKRGGDPREWTYENIAQQRDSMQRYAASFDWSRVLHTSDPEYYKWNQWLFLKMYEKGLAYRKESSVNWDPVDQTVLANEQVLADGTSERSGAIVVKKKLTQWFLRITDYADRLLEDLDALEGKWPHKVLTMQRNWIGRSYGADVEFAIEGRDEPVSVFTTRPDTLYGATFMVVAPDSDLAEELAATASAETQERFREYLVETQSMGAIDRQNADRPKTGVFLERYGINPLDGSRLPIWTSDYVLADYGHGAIMAVPAHDQRDLDFARAFDLPIQVVVEPVDPEEGVEYDPAVTGVALAGDGQLSNSGELDGLTKDAAIAKAIELLGERGTGRAAKNYRLRDWLISRQRYWGTPIPIVYDEDGNEVPVPESELPVRLPDGAGLDLKPKGSSPLGAATEWKTTTTPDGRPAVRDTDTMDTFVDSSWYFLRFLSPKNDEVAFDQEELAKWAPVDQYIGGVEHAILHLLYARFITKVLYDLGYVSFTEPFTALLNQGMVVLNGAKMSKSKGNFIKLGDELNEHGVDAVRTTMLFASPPEEDVDWADVSVSGSGKFLARAWRLADDVTSEPGADFASGNSDLRRVTARVLDEVPKLGETFKYNVMIARLMELTNATRKAIDGGVGAADPAVREATETVAMMLDMFAPYVAEEMWAKLGHEPSVALVEWPVADPALLVEDSVTAVVQINGKVRDSFDVAPDIDEETFKQLALETQGAQRNIEGKEIVKIIAKAPKFVNVVVKG from the coding sequence GTGACCGTTGAACGAGACGACGTCCAGCCCGAGGACACGTACGATTTCCGCCGCCTCGAGGCAAAATGGCGTCCGATCTGGGACGAGCTCGACCCCTTTAATACCTCGAAGAACGAGGACGACCGCCCCCGGAAGTACGTGCTGGACATGTTCCCGTACCCCTCGGGCGATCTGCACATGGGGCACGCGGAGCAGTACGCGCTCGGCGACGCGGTCGCGCGCTACTGGCGCCACCGCGGCTTCCAGGTGCTGCACCCGATCGGCTGGGACTCCTTCGGACTGCCTGCCGAGAATGCCGCGATCAAGCGTGGCGGCGACCCCCGAGAATGGACCTACGAGAACATTGCCCAGCAGCGTGACTCGATGCAACGCTATGCCGCGAGTTTCGACTGGAGCCGGGTGCTCCACACCTCCGACCCCGAGTACTACAAGTGGAACCAATGGCTCTTCCTCAAGATGTACGAGAAGGGCCTCGCATACCGCAAGGAATCCAGCGTTAACTGGGACCCGGTCGACCAGACCGTGCTCGCAAACGAGCAGGTCCTCGCCGACGGCACGAGCGAGCGCTCGGGCGCGATCGTCGTCAAGAAGAAGCTGACCCAGTGGTTCCTGCGCATCACCGACTACGCCGACCGGCTGCTCGAGGACCTCGACGCACTCGAGGGCAAGTGGCCGCACAAGGTCCTCACGATGCAGCGCAACTGGATCGGTCGCTCGTACGGCGCCGACGTCGAGTTCGCGATCGAGGGCCGCGACGAACCCGTCTCGGTCTTCACGACCCGCCCCGACACGCTCTATGGCGCGACCTTCATGGTGGTCGCTCCGGATAGTGACCTCGCGGAGGAACTCGCTGCCACCGCATCCGCCGAAACCCAGGAGCGCTTCCGCGAGTATCTCGTCGAGACGCAGTCGATGGGTGCGATCGACCGCCAGAACGCGGATCGTCCGAAGACTGGCGTGTTCCTCGAGCGCTACGGCATCAACCCGCTGGACGGCTCGCGGCTGCCGATCTGGACCTCCGACTACGTGCTCGCCGACTACGGCCACGGTGCGATTATGGCCGTGCCCGCGCACGACCAGCGCGACCTCGACTTCGCGCGCGCCTTCGACTTGCCGATTCAGGTTGTGGTCGAGCCGGTCGACCCCGAAGAGGGTGTCGAATACGACCCGGCCGTGACCGGCGTGGCGCTCGCGGGCGACGGCCAGCTCAGCAACTCCGGCGAACTTGACGGGCTCACGAAGGATGCGGCGATCGCGAAGGCGATCGAGCTCCTCGGCGAGCGTGGCACCGGCCGTGCGGCGAAGAACTACCGTCTGCGCGACTGGCTCATCTCGCGCCAGCGTTACTGGGGCACGCCCATCCCGATCGTCTACGACGAGGATGGCAACGAGGTGCCCGTGCCCGAGTCGGAGCTGCCGGTGCGCCTGCCCGACGGTGCTGGCCTCGACCTCAAGCCCAAGGGCTCTTCGCCCCTCGGCGCCGCGACCGAGTGGAAGACCACGACGACGCCCGATGGCCGCCCCGCGGTGCGCGACACCGACACGATGGACACGTTCGTCGACTCGTCCTGGTACTTCCTGCGCTTCCTATCACCGAAGAACGACGAGGTGGCGTTCGACCAGGAGGAGCTCGCGAAGTGGGCTCCGGTTGACCAGTACATCGGCGGTGTGGAGCACGCGATCCTGCACCTGCTTTACGCGCGCTTCATCACGAAGGTGCTCTACGACCTCGGCTACGTCTCCTTCACCGAGCCGTTTACCGCGCTGCTCAACCAGGGCATGGTCGTGCTGAACGGCGCGAAGATGTCGAAGTCGAAGGGCAACTTCATCAAGCTCGGCGACGAGCTCAACGAACACGGGGTGGATGCGGTGCGCACCACGATGCTCTTCGCCTCGCCTCCTGAGGAGGACGTCGACTGGGCGGATGTGTCGGTCTCGGGCTCCGGGAAGTTCCTCGCCCGCGCGTGGCGACTCGCGGACGACGTGACCTCTGAGCCCGGCGCTGATTTCGCATCCGGCAACAGCGACCTGCGTCGCGTCACCGCGCGTGTGCTCGATGAGGTGCCGAAGCTCGGCGAGACGTTCAAGTACAACGTGATGATTGCGCGCCTCATGGAACTCACGAACGCGACGCGGAAGGCGATCGACGGTGGTGTTGGTGCGGCCGATCCCGCCGTGCGCGAGGCGACCGAGACGGTCGCGATGATGCTCGACATGTTTGCGCCGTACGTTGCCGAGGAGATGTGGGCGAAGCTCGGGCACGAGCCCTCGGTCGCCCTGGTCGAATGGCCGGTGGCCGACCCGGCGCTGCTCGTAGAGGACTCCGTCACCGCCGTGGTGCAGATCAACGGCAAGGTGCGCGACTCGTTCGATGTCGCGCCCGACATCGACGAGGAGACGTTCAAGCAGCTCGCGCTCGAGACGCAGGGCGCGCAGCGCAACATCGAGGGCAAGGAGATCGTGAAGATCATCGCGAAGGCGCCGAAGTTCGTGAACGTGGTCGTGAAGGGTTAA
- a CDS encoding SRPBCC domain-containing protein: MIDDHTRERVSEAIGSLPVTATIQDAPNGLSLHMTLPLAHTRDEVWAAITEPAVLAGWSPIVPDRPLSAVGPAVSHENPEDEPVDASVLSVVAGEELRHRWGDGQVSWRVDAVEGGVTLVLEQEFDSREMAAMTAAGWHVCFAVLSLQLDGEAVGRVVGMDAMAVGWEGLRDRYAAV, translated from the coding sequence ATGATCGACGATCACACACGCGAACGAGTGTCCGAAGCGATCGGCTCGCTGCCGGTGACGGCGACGATTCAGGATGCACCGAACGGGCTATCGCTCCACATGACGCTGCCACTTGCGCACACGCGAGACGAGGTCTGGGCCGCAATCACGGAGCCGGCCGTGCTCGCGGGCTGGTCGCCGATCGTGCCGGACCGGCCGCTATCGGCGGTCGGACCCGCGGTATCGCACGAGAACCCGGAGGACGAGCCGGTTGATGCCTCGGTGCTTAGCGTGGTCGCGGGCGAGGAACTCCGGCACCGCTGGGGCGACGGGCAGGTCAGTTGGCGCGTCGATGCGGTCGAGGGCGGCGTGACGCTCGTCTTGGAGCAGGAATTCGACTCCCGCGAAATGGCCGCGATGACGGCCGCGGGCTGGCACGTGTGCTTCGCCGTCCTCTCGCTGCAGCTCGACGGCGAGGCCGTCGGCCGGGTCGTCGGGATGGATGCGATGGCGGTCGGTTGGGAGGGTCTGCGGGATCGGTACGCCGCGGTGTAG
- a CDS encoding helix-hairpin-helix domain-containing protein produces MEEITKASDEELARLFAEPQRPRIKVGAGAAVVLGLVACAVVVLMLALQPRSAIGVPSDAAMPTPSPTSTAAPESAAETAVEVPTSGTLVHVLGAVVSPGVYELGPNARVVDAITAAGGLQDEADTAQINLARPAIDGEQIYVPKVGETPPAVSDVAAEPGAGDASGSGGAVGGSSGGGGSSGGSSGGLVNINTASSAELETLPRIGPAMSQRIIDFRELNGGFTSIEELKQVSGIGDTTYEQLAPLVTV; encoded by the coding sequence GTGGAAGAGATCACGAAGGCGAGTGACGAGGAGCTGGCTCGGCTCTTCGCGGAACCGCAGCGCCCGCGGATCAAGGTCGGCGCTGGCGCCGCGGTGGTGCTCGGGCTCGTCGCCTGCGCCGTGGTCGTGCTCATGCTGGCGCTGCAGCCCCGTTCAGCGATTGGCGTGCCCTCGGACGCGGCGATGCCGACGCCTTCCCCGACGTCGACTGCGGCACCCGAGTCGGCGGCTGAGACTGCAGTCGAGGTGCCGACTTCCGGAACGCTCGTCCACGTGCTCGGGGCCGTCGTATCGCCGGGCGTGTACGAGCTGGGGCCGAACGCTCGCGTGGTCGATGCGATCACGGCGGCCGGTGGACTGCAGGATGAGGCGGATACCGCCCAGATCAACCTCGCCCGGCCCGCGATTGACGGCGAGCAGATCTACGTGCCGAAGGTGGGGGAGACGCCGCCTGCAGTCTCCGACGTGGCTGCCGAGCCGGGTGCCGGGGATGCGAGCGGGTCCGGGGGAGCTGTTGGCGGTTCGAGCGGTGGCGGCGGCTCGAGCGGCGGTTCCAGCGGCGGCCTGGTCAACATCAACACCGCAAGCTCGGCGGAGCTCGAGACACTCCCTCGCATCGGCCCGGCAATGAGTCAAAGGATCATCGACTTTCGCGAGCTCAACGGCGGCTTCACCTCGATCGAGGAGCTGAAGCAAGTCAGCGGCATCGGGGATACGACGTATGAACAGCTCGCACCGCTCGTCACGGTATGA
- a CDS encoding ComEC/Rec2 family competence protein, with protein sequence MATEFLTAAAGIALGLLAATLVAVCFVRRAAWVAITCVLLAAAALVAASAAARGDSRVPEPVAVAIDGGERVTLDFVLAGLPREGAYGHRLPATLTAIDGVPATAPVLVFADLPEGSPGIGVAMRVTAALEPTSSGDDVVALAFAKGPVELVAGAHPVLEVGNHLRAKFIETARQLPGSGAMLVPGLAVGDESLVDDELDRAMKASSITHLTAVSGSNIAIIVVGVVGLGRLCGWSRPVRIAAAGFVLAGFVLLVTPQGSVIRAAAMAVIVLALEAVSRPVAGVPVLALAVIVLLVADPWLSHDYGFALSAAATGGLLIGTRPVAKWLELWLPPPIALLIAVPMVAQLACQPILLMLDATLPVYGVVANLLAAPAAPIATVVGLGACLIGAIAPPVGLAIAWVAWLPAQWIALIAETVDQLPAASVPWLAGPFGVLSWVALCVAVWLALRRRTPLPVRKALAVGLAFALLFATTQITLTNLRRPVDWRVVACDIGQGDALLVRSGDATVLIDTGEDTELLHACFAEFGIDRIDLLVLSHFDIDHSGAVGELRIPVTAAWLPDTEEARREPVTTLLEGAGIAVYFGARGDSLELGDLQWRVLSPKRSSDGGPSFAEGNDSSLTLLAEPTASCVASCLSLIVLGDLGESAQSPLLGEPVAADIVKVSHHGSRDQNAALYAEISAAVGLISVGEGNGYGHPTEDALGMLATSGTASFRTDTQGHLAVFGDRDNIQIWTSRSELSR encoded by the coding sequence GTGGCGACGGAGTTTCTGACCGCCGCGGCCGGTATTGCGTTGGGACTCCTCGCCGCGACACTCGTGGCGGTGTGCTTCGTTCGGCGCGCCGCCTGGGTCGCGATTACCTGCGTGCTCCTCGCAGCCGCTGCCCTCGTGGCGGCGTCGGCCGCGGCGCGAGGTGACTCGCGCGTCCCCGAACCTGTCGCTGTGGCGATCGATGGCGGCGAGCGAGTGACGCTGGATTTTGTGCTGGCCGGACTGCCGCGCGAGGGCGCCTACGGCCATCGACTCCCGGCGACGCTCACGGCGATTGACGGTGTTCCCGCGACGGCCCCGGTACTCGTGTTCGCCGACCTCCCGGAGGGCTCCCCGGGGATTGGCGTTGCGATGCGAGTCACTGCCGCCCTCGAGCCCACAAGCTCGGGCGACGACGTCGTCGCGCTCGCGTTCGCGAAGGGACCGGTCGAGCTCGTGGCGGGTGCGCATCCCGTACTGGAGGTTGGAAACCACTTGCGCGCGAAGTTCATCGAGACTGCGAGACAGCTGCCCGGTTCTGGCGCGATGCTCGTTCCGGGCCTCGCCGTCGGGGACGAGTCCCTTGTCGACGACGAACTGGATCGCGCGATGAAGGCGAGCTCGATCACACACCTGACGGCAGTTTCTGGCTCAAACATCGCGATCATCGTCGTGGGGGTGGTCGGCCTCGGGCGACTGTGCGGGTGGTCAAGGCCGGTGCGAATCGCCGCGGCGGGGTTCGTGCTCGCCGGATTCGTGCTGCTCGTCACGCCGCAGGGCTCGGTGATTCGCGCCGCAGCAATGGCCGTGATCGTCCTGGCGCTCGAGGCGGTGTCTCGGCCGGTCGCCGGGGTGCCGGTGCTCGCACTCGCGGTGATCGTGTTGTTGGTTGCGGATCCGTGGTTGTCTCACGATTACGGCTTTGCACTCTCCGCGGCGGCCACTGGCGGACTCCTCATCGGCACGCGCCCGGTTGCGAAGTGGCTCGAGCTGTGGCTGCCACCGCCGATCGCGCTGCTCATTGCGGTGCCGATGGTGGCGCAGCTCGCGTGCCAACCCATCCTGCTCATGCTGGATGCGACGCTGCCGGTCTATGGCGTCGTTGCGAATCTCCTGGCCGCACCAGCCGCGCCGATCGCGACGGTGGTGGGGCTCGGCGCGTGTCTCATCGGCGCCATCGCACCGCCGGTCGGGCTCGCGATCGCGTGGGTCGCGTGGCTACCGGCGCAATGGATCGCGCTGATCGCCGAGACCGTGGACCAACTGCCGGCGGCGAGCGTGCCGTGGCTTGCGGGGCCGTTTGGCGTGCTCTCGTGGGTCGCGCTGTGCGTTGCGGTCTGGCTGGCCTTGCGACGCCGCACGCCCCTGCCGGTGAGGAAGGCTCTCGCGGTCGGACTCGCATTTGCGCTCCTCTTCGCGACGACGCAAATCACGCTGACCAATTTGCGGCGTCCCGTCGACTGGCGGGTCGTCGCGTGCGATATCGGGCAGGGGGATGCGCTGCTCGTGCGCAGCGGCGATGCCACGGTGTTGATCGATACCGGCGAGGATACGGAATTGCTCCACGCTTGTTTCGCCGAGTTCGGCATCGACCGAATCGATCTGCTTGTGCTGAGCCATTTCGACATCGATCACTCAGGAGCGGTGGGGGAGCTGCGCATCCCGGTGACGGCCGCGTGGCTGCCGGACACAGAGGAGGCTCGCCGGGAACCCGTCACGACGTTACTCGAGGGCGCAGGCATCGCCGTGTACTTCGGCGCGCGCGGCGACTCGCTCGAGCTGGGCGACCTGCAGTGGCGGGTACTGAGCCCGAAACGCAGCAGCGACGGCGGCCCGTCATTCGCGGAAGGTAATGACTCCAGCCTGACGCTCCTGGCTGAACCCACCGCATCCTGCGTGGCGTCTTGCCTCAGCCTGATCGTCCTTGGCGACCTGGGGGAGTCAGCGCAATCGCCGCTGCTCGGCGAACCCGTCGCTGCCGACATCGTCAAGGTCTCACACCACGGCTCGCGGGACCAGAACGCCGCGCTCTATGCCGAGATCTCCGCGGCGGTCGGCCTGATTTCAGTCGGCGAAGGAAACGGTTACGGCCACCCCACTGAAGACGCACTCGGGATGCTCGCCACCTCTGGCACTGCCTCGTTCCGTACCGACACCCAGGGCCACCTCGCGGTCTTCGGCGACCGCGACAACATCCAGATCTGGACGAGCCGCAGCGAGCTGTCTAGGTGA